From the Conger conger chromosome 14, fConCon1.1, whole genome shotgun sequence genome, one window contains:
- the LOC133110490 gene encoding potassium voltage-gated channel subfamily A member 3-like, which yields MDDHFGLLDSPPPSSTKQRGNIINNGYTETEQDVMTVVACDNMLEETAALPGHLSLDRYEPDHECCERVVINISGLRFETQLKTFNQFPETLLGDPKKRMRYFDPLRNEYFFDRNRPSFDAILYYYQSGGRIRRPVNVPIDIFSEEIRFYQLGEEAMEKFREDEGFIKEEERPLPNHEFQRQVWLLFEYPESSGPARGIAIVSVLVILISIVIFCLETLPEFRDDKDQSTIAPIINGTAPYPANSFTDPFFVIETLCIIWFSFELLVRFFACPSKATFSKNIMNIIDIVAIIPYFITLGTELAERQGNGQQAMSLAILRVIRLVRVFRIFKLSRHSKGLQILGQTLKASMRELGLLIFFLFIGVILFSSAVYFAEADDPSSSFSSIPDAFWWAVVTMTTVGYGDMHPVTIGGKIVGSLCAIAGVLTIALPVPVIVSNFNYFYHRETEGEEHAQYLHVGSCQHLSSAEDLKRTRSTSSLSKSEYMVIEEGINSAFKQPNFTTQNNQNCVNITKIFTDV from the coding sequence ATGGATGACCACTTCGGCCTCCTCGACTCGCCTCCGCCTTCGTCCACCAAGCAGAGGGGCAACATTATCAATAACGGCTATACTGAGACAGAGCAGGACGTCATGACAGTTGTTGCCTGTGACAACATGCTAGAGGAGACGGCGGCGCTCCCCGGTCACCTTTCCTTGGACCGTTACGAGCCCGACCACGAATGCTGCGAGAGAGTTGTCATCAATATATCGGGCTTGCGCTTCGAGACGCAACTTAAAACTTTCAACCAGTTTCCAGAAACGTTGCTCGGGGACCCCAAAAAGAGGATGCGCTACTTCGACCCGTTGAGAAACGAGTACTTCTTCGACAGGAATCGTCCCAGCTTCGATGCCATCCTGTACTACTACCAATCGGGTGGGCGTATCCGTAGACCTGTTAATGTCCCCATCGACATTTTCTCCGAGGAGATCCGGTTTTACCAACTTGGGGAGGAAGCGATGGAGAAATTCCGCGAGGATGAAGGATTCATAAAAGAAGAGGAGCGTCCTTTGCCCAACCACGAATTTCAGAGGCAGGTTTGGCTGTTGTTTGAGTACCCCGAGAGTTCGGGACCGGCCAGGGGCATCGCCATCGTCTCGGTCCTGGTCATTTTAATTTCTATCGTTATATTCTGCTTGGAAACTTTACCAGAGTTCCGGGACGACAAAGACCAAAGCACCATAGCTCCTATTATAAACGGGACGGCCCCGTACCCAGCCAATAGTTTTACGGACCCATTCTTTGTGATCGAGACCCTCTGTATAATCTGGTTCTCGTTTGAGCTGCTCGTGCGCTTCTTCGCCTGCCCCAGCAAAGCCACTTTCTCGAAAAACATCATGAACATCATCGACATCGTGGCCATCATTCCGTATTTTATCACCCTGGGCACAGAGCTGGCGGAGAGGCAGGGGAACGGGCAGCAGGCGATGTCGCTGGCCATCCTCCGGGTGATCCGGCTGGTGAGGGTCTTTCGCATCTTTAAGCTTTCCCGGCACTCCAAGGGGCTCCAGATTCTCGGGCAAACTTTAAAAGCCAGCATGCGCGAGCTGGGactgctcattttcttcctcTTCATCGGAGTCATCCTCTTCTCCAGCGCGGTGTACTTCGCCGAGGCGGACGATCCGTCCTCCAGTTTTAGCAGCATCCCCGATGCGTTTTGGTGGGCCGTAGTCACCATGACAACTGTTGGCTATGGGGACATGCACCCAGTCACCATAGGTGGCAAAATCGTGGGATCTCTGTGCGCGATCGCCGGGGTGTTAACCATCGCTTTGCCGGTGCCGGTAATAGTTTCAAATTTCAACTATTTCTAccacagagagacggagggagaagAGCACGCGCAGTACCTGCACGTCGGTAGCTGCCAGCACCTGTCCTCCGCGGAGGATCTGAAAAGGACTCGTAGCACGTCCTCCCTCAGCAAGTCAGAATACATGGTGATAGAGGAAGGAATTAACAGCGCCTTCAAACAGCCAAACTTCACCACTCAAAACAACCAGAACTGCGTGAATATCACAAAGATTTTCACAGACGTGTAA
- the LOC133109861 gene encoding potassium voltage-gated channel subfamily A member 2-like, producing MTVATADPSDEAAAQPGNPHDAYNPEVDHECCERVVINISGLRFETQLKTLSQFPETLLGDPKKRMRYFDPLRNEYFFDRNRPSFDAILYYYQSGGRLRRPVNVTLDIFSEEIRFYELGEEAIEIFREDEGFIKEEERPLPDNEFQRQVWLLFEYPESSGPARIIAIISVMVILISIVSFCLETLPMFRNEEEEMHKVYQPFSNTTTPYQSTYFTDPFFILETLCIIWFSFEFLVRFFACPSKAGFFVNIMNIIDIVAIIPYFITLGTELAEKPEDGQQGQQAMSLAILRVIRLVRVFRIFKLSRHSKGLQILGQTLKASMRELGLLIFFLFIGVILFSSAVYFAEADEPESQFLSIPEAFWWAVVSMTTVGYGDMVPTTIGGKIVGSLCAIAGVLTIALPVPVIVSNFNYFYHRETEGEEQAQYLQVTSVPKDSNEDLKKSRSGSTLSKSDYMEIQEGVNNSIEDFREENLKTANCTLANTNYVNITKMLTDV from the coding sequence ATGACTGTGGCCACGGCGGACCCGTCCGACGAGGCGGCGGCACAACCAGGCAACCCTCACGATGCCTACAACCCCGAGGTGGACCACGAGTGCTGCGAGAGGGTGGTCATCAACATCTCCGGCCTGCGGTTCGAGACGCAGCTCAAGACCCTGTCGCAGTTCCCCGAGACCCTGCTGGGGGACCCCAAGAAGCGGATGCGCTACTTCGACCCGCTGAGGAACGAGTACTTCTTCGACAGGAACCGGCCCAGCTTCGACGCCATCCTCTACTACTACCAGTCCGGCGGGAGGCTACGGCGGCCGGTCAATGTGACACTGGACATTTTCTCAGAGGAGATCCGCTTCTACGAGCTGGGCGAGGAGGCCATCGAGATCTTTCGGGAGGATGAGGGCTTCatcaaggaggaggagaggccgCTGCCGGACAATGAGTTCCAGAGACAGGTGTGGCTTCTCTTTGAGTACCCCGAGAGCTCGGGGCCCGCCCGGATTATCGCCATCATCTCCGTGATGGTCATCCTCATCTCCATCGTCAGCTTCTGCCTGGAGACCCTGCCCATGTTCCGcaacgaggaggaggagatgcaCAAGGTCTACCAACCGTTCtccaacaccaccaccccctACCAGTCCACGTACTTTACCGACCCCTTCTTCATCCTGGAGACCCTCTGCATCATCTGGTTCTCCTTCGAGTTCCTGGTGCGCTTCTTCGCCTGCCCCAGCAAGGCTGGCTTCTTCGTCAACATCATGAACATCATTGACATTGTGGCCATCATCCCATACTTCATCACCCTGGGCACGGAGCTGGCTGAGAAGCCGGAAGACGGTCAACAGGGGCAGCAGGCCATGTCCCTGGCCATCCTCCGGGTGATCCGGCTGGTGCGCGTCTTCCGAATCTTCAAGCTCTCCCGGCACTCCAAGGGGCTCCAGATCCTGGGCCAGACCCTGAAGGCCAGCATGCGCGAGCTGGGGCTGctcatcttcttcctcttcatcgGGGTCATCCTCTTCTCCAGCGCCGTGTACTTCGCCGAGGCGGACGAGCCGGAGTCCCAGTTCCTGAGCATCCCCGAGGCCTTCTGGTGGGCCGTGGTCTCCATGACGACTGTAGGCTACGGCGACATGGTCCCCACCACCATCGGCGGCAAGATCGTGGGCTCGCTCTGCGCCATCGCCGGCGTGCTGACCATCGCCTTGCCCGTGCCCGTCATCGTGTCCAACTTCAACTACTTCTACCACCGCGAGACGGAGGGCGAGGAGCAGGCCCAGTACCTCCAGGTCACCAGCGTCCCCAAGGACTCCAATGAGGACCTGAAGAAGAGTCGAAGTGGCTCCACCCTCAGCAAGTCGGACTACATGGAGATCCAGGAAGGGGTGAACAACAGCATCGAGGACTTCCGGGAGGAGAACCTCAAGACGGCCAACTGCACGCTGGCCAACACTAACTACGTCAACATCACCAAGATGCTCACGGATGTATAA